In Aphelocoma coerulescens isolate FSJ_1873_10779 chromosome 3, UR_Acoe_1.0, whole genome shotgun sequence, a single window of DNA contains:
- the ACBD3 gene encoding Golgi resident protein GCP60, which translates to MAAVLSSDRLEVSVDGLTLSPNAEVPPCEARPAQGEPAAGRGRAGPGSPGAAEAGGEAAEEAALSLERCWGFALEELYGLALRFFKEKDGKAFHPTYEEKLKLVALHKQVLLGPYNPDTCPEVGFFDVLGNDRRKEWAALGNMSKQKAMTEFVKLLHRCCHLFSTYVTSHKIEKEEQEKKRREEEERRRREEEERERLQKEEEKRRREEEERLRREEEERRRIEEERLRMEQQKQQIMAALNSQTAVQFQQYAAQQYPGNYEQQQILIRQLQEQHYQQYMQQLYQVQLAQQQAALQKQQDAVVAATGTPLTTASKVNSPAPGDTPSINGQASAHADSPEKELDAEVLEEALENGPKDSVPVIAAPSMWTRPQIKDFKEKIRQDADSVITVGRGEVVTVRVPTHEEGSYLFWEFATDNYDIGFGVYFEWTDSPNTAVSVHVSESSDDEEEEEENTSSEEKAKKNANKPQLDEIVPVYRRDCHEEVYAGSHQYPGRGVYLLKFDNSYSLWRSKTVYYRVYYTR; encoded by the exons ATGGCGGCGGTGCTGAGCTCGGACCGGCTCGAGGTCTCGGTGGACGGGCTGACGCTGAGCCCCAACGCCGAGGTGCCGCCCTGCGAAGCGCGGCCGGCGCAGGGCgagccggcggcggggcggggccgagcgggCCCCGGTTCCCCGGGTGCGGCGGAGGCCGGCGGCGAGGCGGCGGAGGAGGCGGCGCTGAGCCTGGAGCGGTGCTGGGGCTTCGCGCTGGAGGAGCTCTATGGGCTGGCGCTGCGCTTCTTCAAAG aaaaagaTGGCAAAGCCTTTCATCCAACATATGAAGAAAAGCTCAAACTTGTGGCACTGCACAAGCAGGTTCTGCTGGGACCTTACAACCCTGACACTTGCCCTGAAGTTGGATTCTTTGATGTGCTGGGGAATGATAGAAG GAAGGAATGGGCTGCCCTTGGAAACATGTCAAAGCAAAAAGCTATGACAGAATTTGTCAAGCTCCTGCATAGGTGCTGCCACTTGTTCTCGACATATGTCACTTCCCACAAGATAGAGAAAGAagagcaagaaaagaaaag aagagaagaggaagagcgaAGGCGGCGCGAagaggaggagcgggagcggttacaaaaggaagaagaaaaacgTAGGCGAGAAGAAGAGGAAAGACTGAGAAGGgaagaagaggagaggaggagaataGAGGAGGAACGACTTCGGATGGAACAGCAGAA GCAGCAGATCATGGCAGCGCTGAACTCGCAGACGGCCGTGCAGTTCCAGCAGTACGCGGCCCAGCAGTATCCCGGCAACTACGAGCAGCAGCAGATCCTCATCCggcagctccaggagcagcaCTACCAGCAGTACATGCAGCAGCTCTACCAGGTCCAGCTCGCCCAGCAGCAG GCAGCCTTACAGAAGCAGCAGGATGCAGTGGTGGCAGCAACAGGGACACCCCTGACTACTGCATCGAAGGTGAACAGCCCTGCCCCAGGGGACACCCCATCCATTAATGGGCAGGCCAGTGCACATGCAGACAGCCCTGAAAAAGAGTTGGATGCAGAGGTTTTGGAAGAAGCACTGGAGAATGGACCAAAAG aTTCTGTCCCAGTGATTGCTGCCCCATCCATGTGGACACGACCCCAGATAAAAGACTTCAAGGAAAAAATCCGTCAGGATGCAGACTCTGTGATCACCGTGGGCCGAGGAGAAGTGGTTACAGTCAGAGTACCAACTCATGAAGAGGGGTCTTACCTCTTTTGGGAGTTTGCTACAGACAATTATGACATTGGTTTTGGGGTGTATTTTGAATGGACAGACTCCCCTAATACTGCAGTCAGTGTGCATGTCAGCGAGTCCAGTGatgatgaggaggaagaggaag aaAATACTAGcagtgaagaaaaagccaaaaagaaTGCCAACAAGCCTCAGCTAGATGAAATAGTGCCTGTGTACAGACGAGACTGTCACGAAGAAGTGTATGCTGGCAGCCACCAGTACCCAGGGAGAGGAGTTTATCTTCTTAAATTTGACAACTCCTACTCTCTATGGAGGTCAAAAACAGTTTACTACAGAGTTTATTATACTAGATAA